GTGCTTTTGTCACTGAGCTGTCCAAAGCGTAGATGTTGTCATATTTGACTTGTATTAGCTTCATTGCTTCACTTGCTGATCTTCCAAGTAGAGGTGTTTTGCAGTCCTCTCCTACCACTTGGAACtctactttgtattttttattgttttttggatTAACCATTTTGACTTTACATTTTCCTAATGGACACAACTTTGACTTGTTGTACATCACTAGCACCTTATCCGTGTGCTCCATTTTTACGTTCGGGTTCAACAGGTTAATGGGAATGACGTTGCATGTTGCACCACAGTCGATCTGAAACTGTACCAGGCTGTTGTCAATCATCATGCCTGCAAAAAGCTGTTCCTTCTTTTTCCCGACTCCTTCATCAAACTGGTTCACTTCTTCAGCAGTTTGTGTTATGGCTGTGACTGTCAGTATGTCCTCACCTGAGTCTGAATCTTGCTCTGTCACTGTGTGgaccgtttttcttttttctctcggAGTGTTTTCCTTCCTGACGGTTTTACTCCTGCATGTTATGGCAAAATGATTTTCTCTGCCacactttttacagttttttccaTATGCTGggcattttgatttgattctttCATGTGTTCTTCCACAATATCTGCAGGAAATCCCTCTCTCTtgacttttcttctctttttgtctTATTACATGTAACTCTTCTAATGTCTGTCCTGTTATGGTTTTGTTGTATTCTCTTGAAATCTCCATTGCTCTGCATATATCCAGACATTTGTCTAATGTGAGATTCTCTTCTCTGAGCAGCCGTTCTCTCCAACTGGAGCTGCTTGTCCCACAGACAATCCTGTCTCTGATCAATGAGTCTCTTAATTGTCCAAAGTTGCAGGTACTTGCTAGCATTCTCAGGTCTGTAACATatttatcaatattttatccCAGAGCCTGATTGCGTGCAAAAAATCTGTATCTTTCAACTGTTTCATTAACTTTGGGATTACAGTGTTCATCTATTTTAGCCATCAGACCACTCACTGTTACTCTTGACTCAGCTCCGATGAGCGTTCCACAGAGCTCTCTTCCTCGTTCCCCGATGAGATAGTAAAACAGCTTCACTCTTGCCTTTTCCTCCGTGTCTGGCAGAGCTAGTTCCGTGTAGAGTGTAAACTCTTCTTTCCATGTTTTCCATGCTTTCGGAAGGTTTGCTGCGTCCATACTCCATTGTGCAGGTGGTtttaatccatccatcttttataCTTTCTGTCGTGCTGCTGTCTTCGGCGTCTGTCCTGCCGCTTCAAGCCGTTAGCACCCACGCGGCTAACTAGCTTAGCCTAGCTTAACGGGACGGTCCGCTCCGCTTCTTCTTCACTCACGCACCGGGTGTGTCGTTCGAAGCACCGCTGCCACCATGTTTAATGTCTCTTTCCCTGCACAAACTCCACTGTAGACAATGTCTGTTTTACCCTTGTCCAGGGGACCTTTTAATAAACTCCTTGCTTCGACATTACAAGTACACAGCCTTCACTTCCGGTGTTACACTCTCAACTCCCCGGTCGGAACCCAAAACTAAACAAGCAATTCCTATTGCTAcagttgctaaggatcttcctgacgacatgGTGAGAGAACGTAGCatacgacactagcaacggttgctaaggatcttcctgacgccgtagttagacgacatgggataaggacaatgacaaagataaagtttaaggataaagcaagcatatacatcacaaagttaatacaaagtaataatcaaagaatcatgggcatgcagaagatattgcttagtaatacatagacatgaaccaatgtaaaatgaactcgttcaatagacatagacaatgagcccaaagcatagacagtggacgcaaaaacacgatcagtagacatagacaatggaccaaagacataacagtagacgcaaaaacacattttgatatttttggcacaaatggaacctcataccGATGTGGCCCCGGTAGTACACGTTCTGTCCCGCAGCTCTCGCTTTCTCCATTTTGGGCCAGACAGCAGCTCTTGCTTCTCGGTCAGCTTTGCAGAAATCCTGCTTGAAGAAGATTCCCAGCTCTTGACAAACCCTTGCATCCTTAGAAACCTTCCAGAAGATGTCGCGGTAGTGCCTCATGGAGAACTGGATGATGATTTGGCGGTGCCTCCCGGTTTCTTTCCTCCCCAGCCGATGTACTGTATCCACAACCATTTCCAACACCGATGTGTGCTGTGGGGCGATCTTTGCCAGGATCTCCAGGACTTCTTTGCGGGTGTTTTCCtcggttttttctttcaaaccttGTAACTTCAGGTTCCAGCGCCGTTTATATCGCTCCATCTCCACCACCCTCTCTCTTAAGTCATCATTTTCTTTCCTCAGCACAGAAACTTCTTTTCCCAGATTGTGCACTTTGGATTTACAGTCCTTTATATCAGCAGCGTTTACCTCAGTGATCTTCGTCAGATTAGCCAGAATCACAGAGTTTTCCCGAAGTCTGCCGTCAAAGTCGTCAAATCTCGCCGTCAGTTTTTCGATGGCGGCAGTTAATGCTGACAACTCGGCATCACTTTTGTTAGAGACGACTACCTTGTTAGGTGGAACGGAGGGTTTGGTGGGTGTAACCGGGGTTTTCCTTTTAGTAGACAGCGAGGAAACTTCCATGGCGTATTCGTGGTCATGTGTTGTCATCTCagttcggtaaagttagaaagatattcacagattcggacttccgtCCTCAATAACTCCTCCGATAAACGTTCAATCgtgacagcaagtatctcaatcctttcgtattaacacagagagtgaactacaaatgcatttcaaaagaaaaaagatcgctttttttgccttttgatcAAAATTGTTCTCTTcgagctgtgaatgcagacacgCAGCGAGCCGGcagccaagggaccgtcaacaaagtgcaacctctgtgaaacaccattctgtaaaaatcaatactcTTTTGAAAAGTGAATACATATCTACATTTATgtgaactggtaatgaagatCTGTGAGCATATTcatgctaaaataaatattttgtgtgaaagtccatctttatcatattttgttgcacatatttttcacattttgataGAGATATGAATTATAATTAAAGTGATTAATAGCTCTGAAAATACTGACgctacagtcaccaaactttccttactgactaatcatgaccttattgtccgaCTACAACAAAGACTTGGTCAGAAAACcgctttgtttatgtttttctattagTCATATAGAAATATGGATCATATTcagtcaaaaatcctcaatagctctgaaaatACTGAAGCTACAGCCACCAAACCgtctgtactgactaatcatgacctaaTTGACCGACTACAACAATCATTTGATCAGAAACTCACTTTATGGGGGGGTGGGGATTCTATATATTGGATATATGAATCATATTTGGTATCAATTGTTTAATAGCTCTGAAAATACTAAAGCTACAGTCACGAAACTgtctgtactgactaatcatgaccttaatGTTCAACTACATTAAAGATGTGTTCAAAGAAccgctttgtttattttttgggaaTTTTCATATAGAAATACGGATCATATtcggtcaaaaatcctcaatagctctgaaaatactaaagctacagtcaccaaactttcctTACTGATTAATCGTGACCTTATTGTCCGACTACAACAAAGACTTGGTCAGAAAACCGCTTTGTTTATGGTTTTGTATTAGTCATATAGAAATATGGATCATATtcggtcaaaaatcctcaatagctctgaagatactgaagcttcagtcaccaaactttctgtactgactaatcatgaccttattgacCGACTACAACAAAGACTTGGTCAGAAATGAACTTTGTTtatggttttgtatttttcatatagaaatatggatcatattcggtcaaaaatcctcaatagctctgaaaatactgaagcttcagtcaccaaactttctgtactgactaatcatgaccttattgacCGACTACAACAAAGATTTGATCAGAAATATCCCCTTTGTTTATTTCTGGGgaatttcttattttgaaatacgGATCATATtcggtcaaaaatcctcaatagctctgaagatactgaaGCTACAGCCACCAAACCGTCTGTACTGAcaaatcatgaccttattgaccgactacaacaaagatttgatcagaaattcactttgtttatttctggggaatttcttattttgaaatacggatcatatttggtcaaaaacgctcaatagctctgaagatgctTAAGTTACAGTCCCCAAACTTCCTGTACACACTAATCATGTCCCGATTCTCCCACTACCACAGAGATTTAGTCAAAAattcactttgttcttttttaagaatgaaaaataatttgtcaATTACACTCATTTGCTCATGAAATACAATTAATGCAGTCCTCAATAGTCCTCATTTTTTATTATACCATCTTACTACTACAAcctgtttctttctttattttttatggtatcTCAATTATTCGTATATTGATCATCATTGGCCCATGACATTTAATTAGTTCTGCTTATAGTTTAATTACAGTAAACAACTCTTTCCCATTTATTTATACCAAACCACTAAAGAAAATGGTGAAAGAAAATCACTTTCAGTAGCTGTTAGAAATGATTTATTAGGAGAAAATATAATgcaattagggctgcacgatatgaagaaaactcgcgatatgcgatattagtaattaatattgcgatatcgatataatttgcggtatataaacaattagcaaaacaaccaaaaatattattcccattccattacaacagtttaaaaattatactacaaatgacccttgttgacgtaggaggcgaacatacaacataatagggcgccatccaattagttaacaacgtgaaggggtccatctgattggtcaaatgcagaaagggattctttcagtcaattaaacacttcaagctgccataggattgtttggccacatctaaggtaaccatttattgcaaatttgctgtcttttgcgatatgcatattgcacagcttgaaattgcgataacgataaatttgcggtatattgtgcaggtctaaatGCAATGTAgacccaataaataaataaaaactgtcctTAGTTATACTAGTATTCAAACAAACAGACTTGAACAAAACATTGTCAGTGAACTAAATTGTATAATTATATTCCAATATAAAGAAttcccaaaaaataaacaaagtgaatttctgatcaaatctttgttgtagtcggtcaataaggtcatgattagtcagtaaggaaagtttggtgactgtagctttagtattttcagagctattgaggatttttgaccgaATATGATCCATATTTCTATATGACAAATCCAAAACCATAAACAAAGTTCATTTCTGACCAAGTCTATGTTGTAGTCTGataataaggtcatgattagtcagtacagaatGTTTGGTGACTGAAGCttcagtatcttcagagctattgaggatttttgaccgaatatgatccatatttctatatgaaaaatacaaaaccataAACAAAGCGGTTTTCTGACCAAGTATTTGTTGTAGtcggacaataaggtcatggtTAATCAGTAaggaaagtttggtgactgtagcttcagtatcttcagagctattgaggatttttgaccgaatatgatccatatttctatatgaaaaatacaaaaccataAACAAAGCGGTTTTCTGACCAAGTATTTGTTGTAGtcggacaataaggtcatggtTAATCAGTAaggaaagtttggtgactgaagcttcagtattttcagagctattgaggatttttgaccgaATATGATCCGTATTTCTATATGAAAAttcccaaaaaataaacaaagcggTTCTTTGAACACATCTTTAATGTAGTTGAACattaaggtcatgattagtcagtacagacAGTTTCGTGGCAGTAGCTTCAGTATTTTCAGAGCTATTAAACAATTTATACCAAATATGATccatatttcaaaataagaaattccccaaaaaaaaaaaaagtgaatttttgaccaaatatttGTTGTAGTCGGTCAAttaggtcatgattagtcagtgcAGACAGTTTGGTGACTGTAACTTTAGTATTTTCAGAGCTATTGacgatttttgaccaaatatgatccgtatttcaaaataagaaattccccagaaataaacaaagtgaatttctgatcaaatctttgttgtagtcggtcaataaggtcatgattaatcAGTAaggaaagtttggtgactgaagcttcagtattttcagagctattgaggatttttgaccgaATATGATCCGTATTTCTATATGAAAAttcccaaaaaataaacaaagcggTTCTTTGAACCCCTCTTTAATGTAGTTGAACattaaggtcatgattagtcagtacagacAGTTTGGTGGCAGTAGTTTCAGTATTGTCAGAGCTATTAATCAATTTATACCAAATATGATccgtatttcaaaataaagaattcccaaaaaataaaaaaagtgaatttttgaccaaatctttgttgtagtcggtcaataaggtcatgattaatcAGTAaggaaagtttggtgactgaagcttcagtattttcagagctattgaggatttttgaccgaatatgatccatatttctatatgaaaaatacaaaaccataAACAAAGTTCATTTCTGACCAAGTCTTTGTTGTAGTCGgtcaataaggtcatgattagtcagtacagaaagtttggtgactgaagcttcagtatcttcagagctattgaggatttttgactgAATATGATCCATATTTCTATATGACTAATACAAAACCATAAACAAAGCTAATTTCTTACCAAGTCTTTGTTGTAGtcggacaataaggtcatgtaTACTTAGTACAGAAAGTTTGGGGACTGAAGTTTCAGTACTTTTAAAAGCTATTGATCActttagttatgattcgtgttctaataaatgtgaaaaatatgtgcaataaaatataagaaagacacacaaaatatttattttagcatgAATATGCTCACAGATCTTCGTTACCAGTTCACATAAATGTAGATATGTATTCACTTTTCAAAAgagtattgatttttacagaatggtgtttcacagaggttgcactttgttgacggtcccttggctgCCGGCTCGCTGcgtgtctgcattcacagctcgAAGAGAACAATTTTgatcaaaaggcaaaaaaaacgatattttttcttttgaaatgcatttgtagttcactctctgagttaatacaaaaggattgagatacttgctggtatatttgaacgtttatcagaagagttattgaggccggaagtccgaatctgtgactatgtttctaactttaccgaacttGTCATCTCTGGGTTTTTGGATGCGGGAGTCGGCTTCTCCGATACAGGCTTTTCCCGTGGCATTCTAGGAGCTCTTAATATTGCTGTTGTTATTTTTCTCACTTCGTTCTTGTCTCTTTACAGTGGTAAGACTTGAGAGtaatacaaaaaaagcaaaactagtTCAGCAGTTTGAAAATGAGGTCAAAAGGGACATTTTGGGACCGGACCGTAGCAGCTCACAAAAAGTTGACCGCACGGACCGCCATCTTAGCTCCTCCCCTCTCCAACCAATAAGTTATAttgctagaggagacacgcccgcttgggaagcctggccgacggtggcggaacgcgacgccatcttggtgaggtcgaccgTGCCGaccgtatatatatatatatatatatatatatacacatcatttgttgttgttaaataag
The Oryzias latipes chromosome 13, ASM223467v1 DNA segment above includes these coding regions:
- the LOC111948493 gene encoding uncharacterized protein LOC111948493; the encoded protein is MPREKPVSEKPTPASKNPEMTTHDHEYAMEVSSLSTKRKTPVTPTKPSVPPNKVVVSNKSDAELSALTAAIEKLTARFDDFDGRLRENSVILANLTKITEVNAADIKDCKSKVHNLGKEVSVLRKENDDLRERVVEMERYKRRWNLKLQGLKEKTEENTRKEVLEILAKIAPQHTSVLEMVVDTVHRLGRKETGRHRQIIIQFSMRHYRDIFWKVSKDARVCQELGIFFKQDFCKADREARAAVWPKMEKARAAGQNVYYRGHIGRSLATVAIGIACLVLGSDRGVESVTPEVKAVYL